In Brachypodium distachyon strain Bd21 chromosome 2, Brachypodium_distachyon_v3.0, whole genome shotgun sequence, one genomic interval encodes:
- the LOC100836756 gene encoding uncharacterized protein LOC100836756, with protein MGKEPSSKESSSGEQIASFGAEEEVNEQLVKEGTSQPTVSTASKPKKKTPRGSHNLKEFCYVVTRHSDRGRPVSPEKAQKTFPNTCGAIARKHCKITDEWNDINDVTRDLCFQDVHKRFQVSDEWRERFRAAANIALRRGLSNWKTTARKWLDKPYELVKKKWPSITDEAQWEQFKKESADPAFIAKSEFMKALRDKKKFNHRLGSAGKEGKSKIWRKQDRQLEAEGRVPPVHNMLQDQRAREYARQHMKPDEWAGKEPMQENVRNFAEKAHKWEENKAKSDCSVDSVQSKRWESAVTAGLEKAEHTGRVFGEGEGAAWDDYFLPAPKQSRGQKRKATDDEIIEQAKAEARVEARAEATLVGRDVAVMAVHHLLSAVAKEHPAIQGLLAEGMDGLRNLLPPLPPPMAPPKSSAFSGTRLEEEDYHTPGYSPARSVDIPASQPDPSKGIRDNDPGPSDRPR; from the exons ATGGGCAAGGAACCTTCCTCTAAAGAGTCTTCGTctggagagcaaattgccagctttGGTGCAGAAGAGGAAGTCAACGAGCAACTAGTCAAAGAGGGTACTTCGCAACCAACTGTTTCTACGGCTTCCAAGCcaaagaagaagacgccgagggggagtcacaacttgaaggagttctgcTACGTCGTCACTAGGCATTCTGATAGAGGCCGCCCTGTGTCGCCGGAAAAGGCACAAAAGACCTTCCCAAACACCTGTGGAGCCATTGCTCGTAAACATTGCAaaatcaccgacgagtggaatGACATTAATGATGTCACTAGAGATCTTTGCTTCCAGGACGTGCACAAGAGGTTCCAAGTCAGTGATGAGTGGCGGGAGAGATTTCGAGCGGCAGCCAACATAGCACTGCGGAGAGGTCTCAGTAATTGGAAAACTACTGCTAGAAAGTGGCTGGACAAACCCTACGAATTggtcaagaagaaatggccgtcgataactgatgaggcccAATGGGAacaattcaagaaggaatcggctgaccctgccttcattgcgaagagtgaattTATGAAGGCATTGCGTGATAAGAAAAAGTTCAACCACAGGCTTGGGAGTGcggggaaagaggggaagagcAAGATCTGGCGGAAGCAGGACCGTCAGCTGGAGGCGGAAGGGAGGGTGCCTCCTGTGCATAACATGCTGCAGGACCAACgcgctagagaatatgcacgtcaacACATGAAACCGGACGAGTGGGCGGGCAAGGAGCCAATGCAAGAGAATGTCAGAAACTTtgcg GAAAAAGcacacaaatgggaggagaatAAGGCAAAGTCAGACTGCTCCGTTGACTCCGTTcaaagcaagaggtgggagtcagCTGTGACAGCCGGCTTGGAAAAGGctgagcacacgggccgtgtatttggggaaggcgaaggggcggCCTGGGACGATTATTTCCTGCCGGCTCCGAAGCAAAGCAGGGGCCAGAAAAGGAAGGCCACGGATgatgaaataatagaacaagctaaggcggaggcgcgagtgGAGGCACGAGCGGAGGCAACTTTGGTGGGAAGAGATGTTGCAGTGATGGCTGTACATCATTTGCTATCGGCCGTCGCCAAAGAGCACCCTGCCATTCAAGGCTTACTTGCGGAAGGAATGGACGGtctgaggaacctccttcctcctcttcccccgcctATGGCTCCGCCGAAGAGCAGCGCCTTCTCCGGCACACGTTTGGAGGAAGAGGACTACCACACCCCAGGTTATAGCCCAGCTCGAAGCGTGGACATCCCAGCTAGCCAACCGGATCCAAGCaagggcatccgggataacgatccgggtccgagcgaccg GCCCCGGTGA
- the LOC100828995 gene encoding uncharacterized protein LOC100828995 produces the protein MAFVPICVQCGTRSNPCRCKVVGPTLGFVAFVVAGVVEWPLGAAVYLFRRRKGRRIMGHPASVVYPRVNRAIPI, from the coding sequence atggcgtTCGTGCCGATCTGCGTGCAGTGCGGGACGAGGAGCAACCCGTGCCGGTGCAAGGTGGTCGGGCCGACGCTGGGGTTCGTGGCGTTCGTGGTGGCCGGGGTCGTGGAGTGGCCGCTCGGGGCGGCCGTGTACCTGTTCCGCCGCCGCAAGGGCCGCCGGATCATGGGCCACCCGGCCAGTGTCGTCTACCCGCGGGTCAATAGAGCAATCCCCATCTGA
- the LOC100828693 gene encoding uncharacterized protein LOC100828693, producing MPFVPACVQCGTRSNPCRCKVVGPTLGFVAFLVTGVVEWPLGAAVYLFRHRKGRRIMGHPARVVYPRVTRAIPI from the coding sequence ATGCCGTTCGTGCCGGCGTGCGTGCAGTGCGGGACGAGGAGCAACCCGTGCCGGTGCAAGGTGGTCGGGCCGACGCTGGGGTTCGTGGCGTTCCTCGTGACCGGCGTCGTGGAGTGGCCGCTCGGCGCGGCCGTGTACCTGTTCCGCCACCGCAAGGGACGCCGCATCATGGGCCACCCGGCCAGGGTCGTCTACCCGCGCGTCACCAGGGCGATCCCCATCTAA